TTTCAAAGAAACTGTCAGACCTTGGTTACAATGCTGATGGATTACACGGAGATTATTCGCAATCTCAAAGGGAAAGGGTTCTTGATAAGTTCAGAAAAAAACAGCTCAATATACTCGTGACAACGGATGTTGCGGCAAGGGGAATAGATATAGAAGGACTTACCCACGTTATTAATTACTCCGTTCCTAGGGATCCAGAGTATTACGTGCACAGAATAGGTCGGACGGGAAGAGCAGGTAAGAAAGGATTTGCTATCACATTCGTGACAAGAAGTGATTATTACCATTTCACAAGGGTAAAGAGATTTGCAAGAGCTAAGATAGTGAAAGACAAAATTCCAATGGTTGAGGATATACTAAGTAGACAACTCGAAGGTATTCTCAGCACCATTAGAAAAGAATCCCACGTTTCTAACGAACTTTTCAGGGAAGTTGCTCAAAAGCTGATAGAAGAAATGGGACCAACGGAAGCTGTCGAAATGCTGCTCCATACTTTGTTGAAAGAAAGAGTTGATGTTTCACGTTACGGGAACGTCAAGGCAAAAGATTTCTCAAAACAGTCACAAAACAGCTCGACAGTAAGGCTATTTGTAGCGCTTGGTTCTTCTAAGGGTTTAGATAAGAAGAGACTTGTTGAATACATATCTGAAAAGACTGGTGTAGAACCGAAGGATATAAACAATGTGCGAATTTTCGAGACTTATTCATTCATCGATGTTAACGAAGCTGATGCAGAAGTCATTATGAAAGTGCTGAACAAGAACGTTGGAAAAAGTGGCAGGTCTGCAAAGTCATCTAAACCTTTGGTCCAAAGAGCACGTGAAAAGAAAACAAATTAAAACCATACTTATAAATAAAAGGCTCGCGCAAGCGAGCCTTTTTTATAGACTTCCGCATTTCATATTACTGCATACATTCGATTGTTTCACCAGGCTTCATTATAATGCACTTAATTCCCATCTTCTCAACTTCGGTTTTGAATCTTTCAGGATCAGCTTTGATGATGTCCCATGTGTTATAGTGCATTGGAACGACCACTTTAGGCTTTATCATTTCAACGGCTACTATGGCATCCTCGACATCCATGACAAAGTTTCCACCGATTGGAAGAAATGCAAGGTCTACACCTTTGATTAGTTCCATTTCTTTTGTTAATCCTGTGTCGCCTGCGTGGTATATGGTTTTACTTTCTGCTTTTATCAAGAATCCGCAAGGATTACCACCGTAAATCACCTTGTCACCCTCGTGAATCCCAGATCCATGGATAGCTGGTGTCAGTTTTACTTTGCCGAATTCAAAATAATAAACACCACCAACATGCATCGGATGAACCTTGCAACCTTTGGACTGGAGATAATTGCACAACTCGAAGTTGGCAATGACAGTTGCACCGTATTTTTTTGATAGTTCGACCGCATCACCAA
The DNA window shown above is from Fervidobacterium changbaicum and carries:
- a CDS encoding metal-dependent hydrolase — protein: MKVTFLGHAAVLISEIEGKYNVIIDPFITGNPAYPKGFELPKLDYILVTHGHGDHVGDAVELSKKYGATVIANFELCNYLQSKGCKVHPMHVGGVYYFEFGKVKLTPAIHGSGIHEGDKVIYGGNPCGFLIKAESKTIYHAGDTGLTKEMELIKGVDLAFLPIGGNFVMDVEDAIVAVEMIKPKVVVPMHYNTWDIIKADPERFKTEVEKMGIKCIIMKPGETIECMQ
- a CDS encoding DEAD/DEAH box helicase — protein: MIRSVEVTQGAEAENGFKGFGLSEETLGAIEKKGYTQPTEIQRLVLPVALKTDKDIIAQAQTGTGKTAAFAIPLLERIDFRADKSVKALIVTPTRELALQIYEEIKSLKGNRRIKVATVYGGQSMERQLKDLERGVDIVVGTPGRLLDHINRKTLDLSNVKYLVLDEADRMLDMGFLDDVLEIIKQTPASKRIFLFSATMPKEIVNIAKKFMKEYEHISTVKEELTTENAEQLYFEVEESDKLPLLCRIIDMNPDFYGIVFCQTKAEVDEISKKLSDLGYNADGLHGDYSQSQRERVLDKFRKKQLNILVTTDVAARGIDIEGLTHVINYSVPRDPEYYVHRIGRTGRAGKKGFAITFVTRSDYYHFTRVKRFARAKIVKDKIPMVEDILSRQLEGILSTIRKESHVSNELFREVAQKLIEEMGPTEAVEMLLHTLLKERVDVSRYGNVKAKDFSKQSQNSSTVRLFVALGSSKGLDKKRLVEYISEKTGVEPKDINNVRIFETYSFIDVNEADAEVIMKVLNKNVGKSGRSAKSSKPLVQRAREKKTN